One stretch of Pseudomonas azotoformans DNA includes these proteins:
- a CDS encoding L-threonylcarbamoyladenylate synthase yields the protein MVNRWRVLETAREIRAGAVIAYPTEAVWGLGCDPWNEEAVDRLLAIKNRSVDKGLILVADSIRQFDFLFEDFPQDWIDRMAATWPGPHTWLVPHQDLLPEWVTGVHDTVALRVTDHPLVRDLCSLVGPLISTSANPQGRPAARTRIRVEQYFRGQVDLVLGGALGGRKNPSLIRDLVTGEVVRPS from the coding sequence ATGGTCAACCGGTGGCGTGTGCTGGAAACCGCACGAGAAATTCGCGCAGGCGCGGTGATTGCCTACCCAACCGAAGCGGTTTGGGGCCTGGGCTGCGACCCGTGGAACGAAGAAGCAGTAGACCGCTTGCTCGCCATCAAGAATCGCTCGGTGGACAAGGGCCTGATCCTGGTGGCGGACAGCATCCGTCAGTTCGACTTTCTCTTCGAAGACTTCCCACAGGATTGGATCGACCGCATGGCCGCCACCTGGCCCGGGCCGCATACCTGGCTGGTGCCCCATCAGGACTTGCTGCCGGAATGGGTGACAGGCGTGCATGACACGGTGGCGCTGCGGGTGACGGACCATCCGCTGGTGCGGGACTTGTGCTCGCTGGTGGGGCCGTTGATTTCTACCTCGGCCAACCCTCAGGGTCGTCCGGCGGCGCGTACACGGATTCGCGTGGAGCAGTACTTCCGTGGCCAGGTGGACCTGGTGTTGGGCGGCGCCCTGGGTGGGCGCAAGAACCCCAGCCTGATTCGTGACCTGGTGACCGGCGAGGTTGTGCGGCCTTCCTGA
- the aroE gene encoding shikimate dehydrogenase gives MDRYVVFGNPIGHSKSPLIHRMFAEQTGEQLDYSTLLAPLEDFTGCAREFFQQGRGANVTVPFKEDAYRLADTLTERAQRAGAVNTLSKLADGSLLGDNTDGAGLVRDLIVNAGLSLHGKRILLLGAGGAVRGALEPLLAEQPASLIIANRTVEKAELLAELFDDLGPVSASGFDWLREPVDVIINATSASLSGDVPPIAGSLIEPGKTFCYDMMYAKEPTAFCRWATEQGASVAMDGLGMLVEQAAEAFFLWRGVRPDSAPVLAELRRQLI, from the coding sequence ATGGACCGTTATGTCGTGTTCGGCAACCCCATCGGCCACAGCAAGTCGCCGCTGATCCACCGCATGTTCGCCGAGCAGACCGGCGAGCAACTGGACTACAGCACCTTGCTGGCGCCGTTGGAGGATTTCACCGGCTGTGCCCGTGAGTTCTTTCAGCAGGGCCGTGGCGCCAATGTCACCGTGCCGTTCAAGGAAGACGCCTACCGACTGGCCGACACCCTCACCGAACGTGCCCAGCGCGCCGGCGCGGTGAACACCTTGAGCAAGCTGGCAGACGGCAGTCTGTTGGGCGACAACACCGATGGCGCCGGCCTGGTGCGCGACCTTATCGTCAACGCCGGGTTGAGCCTGCACGGCAAACGTATCCTGCTGCTGGGCGCGGGTGGCGCGGTACGTGGCGCGTTGGAACCGTTGCTGGCTGAGCAACCCGCCTCGCTGATCATCGCCAACCGTACCGTGGAAAAGGCCGAGTTGCTCGCCGAGTTGTTCGACGACTTGGGCCCGGTATCCGCCAGTGGTTTCGACTGGCTGCGTGAGCCGGTGGACGTGATCATCAACGCCACGTCCGCCAGCCTGTCAGGCGATGTACCGCCGATTGCGGGCAGCCTGATCGAGCCGGGCAAGACCTTTTGCTACGACATGATGTACGCCAAGGAACCGACCGCGTTCTGCCGTTGGGCGACTGAGCAAGGTGCATCCGTGGCGATGGATGGCCTGGGCATGCTGGTGGAACAGGCGGCGGAAGCCTTCTTCCTGTGGCGCGGCGTACGCCCGGATTCGGCGCCTGTATTGGCTGAACTTCGCCGCCAGTTGATCTGA
- a CDS encoding quinone oxidoreductase family protein: MAKRIQFSAHGGPEVLEYVDYTPAEPGPQQVRVRNEAIGLNFIDTYFRSGLYAPPALPSGLGAEGAGVVDAIGSEVTQFKVGDRVAYGSGPLGAYSQLHVLPAANLVHLPDDISFEQAAGAMLKGLTVQYLLRQTYELKGGETILFHAAAGGVGSLACQWAKALGVKLIGTVSSPEKAALAKSLGAWETIDYSKENVAQRVLELTDGKKVPVVYDGVGKDTWLTSLDSVAPRGLVVSFGNASGAVDGVNLGILSAKGSLYVTRPTLATYANNPQNLQAMADDLFSMIKSGKVRIDINQRYSLAEAAKAQTELSARRTTGSTILLP, encoded by the coding sequence ATGGCCAAACGTATCCAGTTCAGCGCCCATGGCGGCCCCGAAGTGCTTGAGTATGTGGACTACACGCCGGCCGAGCCTGGCCCACAACAGGTTCGCGTGCGTAACGAGGCGATCGGCCTGAACTTCATCGACACCTATTTCCGCAGCGGCCTGTACGCGCCGCCGGCCTTGCCATCGGGGCTGGGCGCGGAAGGCGCGGGTGTGGTCGATGCCATCGGCAGTGAAGTCACCCAATTCAAGGTCGGCGACCGCGTGGCCTACGGCAGTGGCCCGTTGGGCGCCTACAGCCAACTGCATGTGTTGCCCGCCGCCAACCTGGTGCACTTGCCGGACGACATCAGCTTCGAACAGGCCGCCGGCGCCATGCTCAAGGGCCTGACCGTGCAGTACCTGCTGCGCCAGACCTATGAACTCAAAGGCGGTGAAACCATCCTGTTCCACGCCGCAGCCGGTGGTGTGGGCTCCCTGGCGTGCCAGTGGGCCAAGGCTTTGGGCGTGAAGCTGATCGGTACGGTGAGCTCGCCGGAAAAAGCTGCCCTGGCCAAATCCCTCGGCGCCTGGGAAACCATCGACTACAGCAAGGAAAACGTCGCACAGCGTGTGCTGGAATTGACCGACGGCAAAAAGGTGCCGGTGGTGTATGACGGTGTTGGCAAGGACACCTGGCTGACCTCGCTGGACAGCGTGGCGCCCCGTGGGCTGGTGGTGAGCTTCGGCAATGCGTCAGGCGCGGTGGATGGGGTGAACCTGGGGATTCTGTCGGCCAAGGGTTCGCTGTACGTCACCCGGCCGACCCTGGCGACCTATGCCAACAACCCGCAGAACCTGCAGGCGATGGCCGATGACCTGTTCTCGATGATCAAGAGCGGCAAGGTGCGCATTGATATCAACCAGCGGTACTCGCTGGCAGAGGCGGCCAAGGCGCAGACCGAGTTGTCGGCACGCCGCACGACGGGGTCGACCATTCTGCTGCCGTAA
- a CDS encoding peptidoglycan-binding protein, with translation MRKSLLVLLLWAPFAMALLPQPVQRLDQSTQQAIQRFLLHNRILDSPQDLDSAPYIVAADAGRVLGANGERVHARGNLDPSQPHYGIFRRGKAYTDPQTQEMLGINADDIGTARFVTAGDLTTLAVQRVTQEVRPGDRLLRAQSPVDLATLEVISAAPFIEGHIIDIPKGVTQIGVLDAVTLNKGRRDGLVEGQLLSVIKMGATVRDSLTGTPTRLPDERAGTLLVFRTYEKLSYGLILNASRPLAVMDRFETARQTQ, from the coding sequence ATGAGGAAATCGCTACTCGTCTTGCTGCTGTGGGCCCCCTTCGCCATGGCCCTGCTGCCCCAGCCCGTCCAGCGCCTGGATCAATCGACACAACAGGCCATCCAGCGCTTTTTACTGCACAACCGCATTCTTGATTCGCCACAGGACCTGGACAGCGCGCCGTACATTGTTGCCGCTGATGCGGGTCGAGTGCTGGGGGCCAACGGTGAGCGGGTGCATGCCAGGGGCAACCTGGACCCTTCCCAACCCCATTACGGAATATTCCGACGCGGCAAGGCCTACACCGATCCGCAGACCCAGGAGATGCTGGGCATCAACGCCGACGATATCGGCACGGCCCGTTTCGTCACGGCTGGCGACCTCACCACCCTGGCTGTGCAGCGAGTGACCCAGGAGGTGCGCCCGGGTGACCGCCTGCTACGCGCGCAATCTCCTGTCGATCTGGCCACCCTTGAGGTTATTTCAGCCGCGCCCTTCATCGAAGGGCACATCATCGATATCCCCAAGGGTGTCACTCAGATCGGCGTGCTCGATGCGGTCACCCTGAACAAAGGTCGCCGCGACGGCCTGGTCGAAGGCCAACTGCTCAGCGTGATCAAGATGGGCGCCACCGTGCGTGACAGCCTCACCGGCACGCCGACCCGACTCCCCGATGAGCGCGCCGGCACCCTGCTGGTATTTCGCACCTACGAAAAGCTCAGTTACGGCCTGATCCTCAATGCCTCGCGACCCCTGGCGGTGATGGACCGTTTCGAGACTGCGCGTCAAACACAATGA
- the rsmB gene encoding 16S rRNA (cytosine(967)-C(5))-methyltransferase RsmB: MNPRLAAAKALAAVINGKASLNSSLPTQLDKVEDRDRGFTQDLAFGTARWQPRLSALAAKLLQKPFKAADADVEALLLVGLYQLLYTRVPAHAAIGETVGCADKLKKPWAKALLNAVLRRAQRESEALLAELEHDPVVRTAHPRWLQKSLKAFWPEQWETICAANNAHPPMILRVNRRHHSRDAYLQLLTDAGINATSCVYSIDGIVLEAATDVRSLPGFAEGWISVQDEAAQLAADLLDLAPGQRVLDACCAPGGKTCHILEVEKDLAGVVAVDLEAKRLVRVRENLARLGLSAELIAADGRDTAAWWDGKPFQRILLDAPCSATGVIRRHPDIKLTRQPDDIAALAVLQGELLDALWPTLEVGGILLYATCSTLPTENTEVIEAFLARTSGARELDLATSAGIKQPHGRQLLAQEGGHDGFYYAKLIKIAAACG, encoded by the coding sequence ATGAACCCGCGTCTGGCTGCCGCCAAGGCTCTCGCCGCCGTCATCAACGGCAAGGCGTCGCTGAACAGTTCATTGCCGACCCAGCTGGACAAGGTCGAAGACCGCGATCGCGGTTTCACCCAAGACCTGGCCTTTGGCACCGCCCGCTGGCAGCCACGCTTGTCGGCACTGGCGGCCAAGTTGCTGCAAAAGCCGTTCAAGGCCGCCGATGCGGATGTCGAGGCACTGCTGCTGGTGGGCCTCTATCAGTTGCTCTACACCCGCGTCCCTGCTCACGCCGCGATCGGCGAGACGGTCGGTTGCGCTGACAAACTGAAAAAGCCGTGGGCCAAGGCTCTGCTTAACGCCGTGCTGCGCCGCGCCCAGCGCGAAAGCGAAGCGCTGCTGGCCGAGCTGGAACATGACCCGGTGGTGCGCACCGCTCACCCGCGTTGGCTGCAAAAATCTCTGAAGGCGTTTTGGCCAGAACAATGGGAAACCATCTGCGCAGCCAACAATGCACACCCGCCGATGATCCTGCGGGTCAACCGCCGTCACCACAGCCGGGATGCCTACCTGCAATTGCTCACCGACGCCGGCATCAACGCTACATCCTGTGTGTACAGCATCGACGGCATCGTGCTGGAGGCGGCCACCGATGTGCGCAGCCTGCCAGGCTTTGCCGAAGGCTGGATCAGCGTGCAGGATGAGGCAGCGCAACTGGCGGCCGACCTGCTCGACCTGGCACCTGGCCAACGCGTGCTCGACGCCTGCTGCGCGCCGGGCGGCAAGACCTGTCACATATTGGAGGTCGAAAAAGACCTGGCCGGTGTCGTCGCTGTCGACCTCGAAGCCAAGCGCCTGGTCCGCGTACGCGAAAACCTTGCCCGGCTGGGCCTCAGCGCCGAGCTGATCGCCGCCGATGGCCGTGACACCGCTGCCTGGTGGGATGGCAAACCGTTCCAGCGCATCCTCCTCGATGCTCCGTGCTCCGCCACCGGCGTGATCCGCCGCCACCCAGACATCAAGCTCACCCGCCAACCCGACGACATTGCCGCTCTGGCCGTGCTGCAAGGCGAGTTGCTTGACGCCTTGTGGCCAACCCTGGAAGTCGGCGGCATCCTGCTCTACGCCACCTGCTCCACCTTGCCGACGGAAAACACCGAGGTGATCGAAGCCTTCCTCGCCCGCACCAGCGGTGCGCGGGAGCTGGATCTCGCCACCTCCGCTGGCATCAAGCAGCCCCACGGCCGCCAGTT
- the dprA gene encoding DNA-processing protein DprA, whose amino-acid sequence MNPINSHEVSPSELEARLRLHRLPELGPKRFRLLIEAFGSASKAISAPASAWRSLGLPAISADARRSHEIREGASAALAWLACPAQHLLMWDQPEYPALLAQIDDAPPLLFVAGDPLILEKPQLAMVGSRRASRPGMDTAAAFSRSLASAGFVITSGLAVGIDGAAHQAALDVGGQTIGVLGTGLENFYPQRHRRLAAAMIDQGSAVVSEFPLDAPPQAANFPRRNRIISGLSLGVLVVEASMASGSLITAKLAAEQGREVYAIPGSIHHPGAKGCHQLIRDGAVLVETIEHILEGLRGWQALSRPAPMPVTHPLVALLHAAPHTSEALAIASGRPLSQVLATLTELELEGQVICESGRWLARC is encoded by the coding sequence ATGAATCCGATAAACAGTCATGAAGTATCCCCGTCAGAACTGGAAGCCCGACTACGCTTGCACAGGCTGCCGGAACTGGGCCCCAAGCGTTTTCGCTTATTGATCGAAGCGTTCGGCTCTGCGTCAAAGGCCATCAGTGCCCCCGCCAGTGCCTGGCGTTCGCTGGGTTTGCCGGCCATCAGCGCCGATGCCCGGCGCAGCCATGAAATCCGCGAGGGCGCCAGTGCGGCATTGGCCTGGCTGGCGTGCCCGGCCCAGCATTTGCTGATGTGGGACCAGCCGGAGTACCCCGCACTGCTCGCCCAGATTGACGACGCGCCGCCGCTGTTATTCGTCGCGGGTGACCCTCTGATCCTGGAAAAACCGCAACTGGCGATGGTGGGCAGCCGACGTGCATCACGCCCTGGCATGGACACCGCCGCTGCGTTTTCCCGTAGCCTGGCGAGTGCCGGTTTTGTCATCACGAGCGGTCTTGCTGTAGGCATTGATGGCGCAGCCCATCAGGCGGCATTGGATGTCGGCGGTCAGACAATCGGTGTACTTGGCACCGGGCTCGAAAATTTTTATCCACAGCGCCACCGACGGTTGGCGGCGGCGATGATTGACCAAGGCAGCGCCGTGGTTTCCGAGTTTCCGTTGGACGCCCCACCCCAGGCGGCCAACTTCCCCAGGCGTAACCGCATCATCAGCGGCTTGTCCCTTGGCGTACTGGTGGTGGAAGCCAGCATGGCCAGCGGTTCGCTGATCACCGCGAAGCTGGCGGCCGAGCAGGGACGCGAGGTTTACGCAATTCCGGGCTCTATCCATCATCCCGGCGCCAAAGGTTGTCACCAGTTGATCCGCGATGGGGCTGTATTGGTGGAAACCATCGAGCATATCCTCGAAGGCTTGCGCGGCTGGCAGGCGCTGTCCCGTCCGGCGCCTATGCCGGTGACTCATCCGCTGGTGGCACTGCTGCATGCGGCGCCGCACACCAGTGAAGCGCTGGCGATTGCCAGCGGGCGGCCGTTGTCCCAGGTGTTGGCGACGCTTACGGAGCTGGAGCTGGAGGGCCAGGTTATCTGCGAAAGCGGGCGCTGGCTTGCGCGCTGCTAG
- the hemF gene encoding oxygen-dependent coproporphyrinogen oxidase, with product MTTRTEAVKAYLLDLQDRICSALETFETDTRFIEDAWTRPAGGGGRTRVIANGSVIEKGGVNFSHVFGSGLPPSASAHRPELAGRGFEALGVSLVIHPHNPHVPTSHANVRFFIAEKEGEEPVWWFGGGFDLTPYYGNEEDCIHWHRVAEQACAPFGADVYSRYKAWCDTYFHIKHRNEPRGIGGLFFDDLNEWDFDTCFAFIRAIGDAYIDAYLPIVQRRKAIAYTEQQREFQEFRRGRYVEFNLVYDRGTLFGLQSGGRTESILMSLPPQVRWSYDWKAEAGSEEARLTDYFLQDRDWLGLDAPKAAV from the coding sequence ATGACTACCCGCACCGAGGCTGTAAAGGCCTACCTGCTTGACCTGCAAGACCGCATTTGCAGCGCCCTGGAAACCTTCGAGACGGACACTCGCTTTATCGAAGACGCCTGGACCCGGCCTGCCGGCGGTGGCGGTCGCACCCGTGTGATTGCAAACGGTTCTGTCATCGAAAAAGGCGGCGTTAACTTTTCCCACGTATTTGGCAGCGGCCTGCCACCGTCTGCCAGCGCGCATCGGCCTGAGCTGGCCGGTCGCGGTTTCGAGGCCCTGGGTGTGTCGTTGGTGATCCACCCGCATAACCCTCATGTGCCGACTTCCCACGCCAACGTGCGCTTTTTCATCGCTGAAAAAGAAGGCGAAGAGCCGGTGTGGTGGTTCGGCGGTGGCTTCGACCTCACGCCTTACTACGGCAACGAAGAAGACTGCATCCACTGGCACCGCGTGGCCGAGCAGGCCTGCGCGCCGTTCGGTGCGGACGTGTACTCGCGCTACAAAGCGTGGTGCGACACCTACTTCCACATCAAGCATCGCAACGAACCGCGTGGTATCGGCGGCCTGTTTTTCGATGACCTGAACGAGTGGGACTTCGACACCTGCTTCGCCTTCATCCGTGCCATCGGTGATGCCTACATCGACGCCTACCTGCCGATCGTGCAGCGCCGCAAGGCCATCGCCTACACCGAGCAACAGCGCGAATTCCAGGAATTCCGCCGTGGCCGCTACGTTGAATTCAACCTAGTCTACGACCGTGGCACCTTGTTCGGGTTGCAGTCGGGTGGGCGTACCGAGTCGATCCTGATGTCGCTGCCGCCGCAAGTGCGCTGGAGCTACGACTGGAAAGCCGAGGCTGGCAGCGAAGAAGCACGCCTCACCGACTACTTCCTGCAAGACCGCGACTGGCTGGGCCTTGACGCGCCCAAGGCGGCTGTCTGA
- the def gene encoding peptide deformylase — MAILNILEFPDSRLRTIAKPVAVVDDKVRQLVDDMFETMYEAPGIGLAATQVNVHLRVVVMDLSEDRSEPKVYINPEFEPLTDEMGEYQEGCLSVPEFYENVERPLRVKIKALDRDGKPFELIAEGLLAVCIQHECDHLNGKLFVDYLSTLKRDRIKKKLEKKHRQQA; from the coding sequence ATGGCTATTTTGAACATCCTCGAATTTCCCGACTCGCGCCTGCGCACGATCGCCAAGCCGGTGGCCGTAGTGGACGACAAGGTTCGTCAGTTGGTCGATGACATGTTTGAAACAATGTATGAAGCCCCGGGCATCGGCCTCGCCGCGACCCAGGTCAACGTGCATCTTCGCGTCGTGGTCATGGACCTGTCGGAGGATCGCAGCGAACCGAAGGTGTACATCAACCCCGAGTTCGAACCACTGACCGACGAGATGGGCGAGTACCAGGAAGGCTGCCTGTCGGTGCCGGAGTTCTATGAGAACGTCGAGCGCCCGCTGCGCGTGAAGATCAAGGCCCTGGACCGCGACGGCAAGCCGTTCGAGCTGATTGCCGAAGGCCTGCTGGCGGTGTGCATCCAGCACGAATGCGACCACCTCAACGGCAAGCTGTTTGTCGATTACCTGTCCACGCTCAAGCGCGACCGGATCAAGAAGAAGCTGGAAAAAAAGCATCGCCAGCAAGCTTGA
- the fmt gene encoding methionyl-tRNA formyltransferase, with protein sequence MTEPLRIVFAGTPEFAAEHLKALLASPYDIVAVYTQPDRPAGRGQKLMPSPVKQLALEHNIPVLQPPTLRNADAQAELAALKPDLLVVVAYGLILPQGVLDIPRLGCINSHASLLPRWRGAAPIQRAVEAGDSESGVTVMRMEAGLDTGPMLLKVTTPITGEDTGGSLHDRLAELGPPAVIEAIAGLAAGTLAGEVQDDSLATYAHKLNKDEARVDWSRPAVELERLVRAFNPWPVCHSTLNGEAVKVLAAKLAEGKGAPGEIIGASKDGLLVACGEQALCLTRLQLPGGKALNFSDLFNSRREKFALGTVLGVVAQ encoded by the coding sequence ATGACCGAGCCACTGCGCATTGTTTTTGCCGGCACTCCAGAATTTGCCGCCGAACACCTCAAGGCCCTGCTTGCCAGCCCTTATGACATCGTCGCGGTGTACACCCAGCCGGATCGCCCGGCCGGTCGCGGGCAAAAACTGATGCCAAGCCCGGTCAAGCAACTGGCGCTGGAGCACAACATCCCCGTGCTGCAACCGCCAACCCTGCGCAACGCCGACGCCCAGGCTGAACTGGCGGCGCTGAAGCCGGACCTGTTGGTGGTCGTGGCCTACGGCTTGATCCTGCCGCAAGGGGTGCTGGATATCCCGCGCCTGGGCTGCATCAACAGCCATGCCTCGCTGCTGCCACGCTGGCGCGGTGCGGCGCCGATCCAGCGTGCCGTGGAAGCCGGCGACAGCGAAAGCGGCGTAACCGTGATGCGCATGGAGGCGGGTTTGGACACCGGCCCGATGCTGCTCAAGGTCACCACCCCGATCACCGGCGAAGACACCGGCGGCAGCCTGCACGACCGCCTTGCCGAGCTGGGCCCGCCCGCCGTGATCGAGGCCATCGCCGGCCTGGCCGCCGGCACCCTGGCAGGCGAAGTCCAGGATGACAGCCTGGCCACCTACGCCCACAAACTGAACAAAGACGAAGCGCGCGTCGACTGGAGCCGCCCAGCCGTGGAGCTGGAACGTCTGGTACGCGCCTTCAACCCTTGGCCGGTCTGCCACAGCACGCTCAATGGCGAAGCCGTGAAAGTATTGGCCGCCAAACTCGCCGAGGGCAAAGGCGCTCCCGGCGAGATCATCGGCGCCAGCAAGGACGGCCTGCTGGTCGCCTGCGGCGAGCAGGCGCTGTGCCTGACCCGTCTGCAATTGCCCGGTGGCAAGGCGCTTAATTTCAGCGATTTGTTCAACAGCCGTCGTGAGAAATTTGCCTTGGGCACCGTCCTAGGGGTGGTCGCCCAATGA